In one window of uncultured Acetobacteroides sp. DNA:
- a CDS encoding aminodeoxychorismate/anthranilate synthase component II: protein MANILVFDNYDSFTYNLVHYVRKVGGHNVDVFRNDEIALDDVEKYDGIILSPGPGIPEEAGLLLPLIKRYYSTKRIFGVCLGQQAIAEAFGGTLNNLDTVFHGVASAINISNPNHYIFNGLPQKIDVGRYHSWVVSKETLPACLTIEAEDEDGEIMALSHKEFDVCGVQFHPESVLTPQGFEMIKNWLDRF, encoded by the coding sequence ATGGCAAATATCCTTGTATTCGACAACTACGATTCTTTTACATACAACTTGGTTCACTACGTACGCAAGGTCGGCGGTCATAATGTAGATGTCTTTAGAAACGATGAAATAGCCTTGGATGATGTTGAAAAATATGATGGAATTATCCTATCGCCAGGACCAGGAATTCCAGAAGAAGCAGGTTTGCTACTTCCTCTAATCAAAAGATACTACAGCACAAAAAGAATCTTTGGAGTTTGTCTTGGTCAGCAGGCAATTGCTGAAGCATTTGGAGGAACGCTCAACAACCTCGATACGGTTTTTCATGGAGTTGCATCTGCAATTAATATAAGCAATCCTAATCACTATATTTTTAATGGATTGCCACAAAAAATAGATGTAGGAAGATACCACTCTTGGGTAGTTTCGAAAGAAACGCTTCCTGCCTGCCTTACCATCGAGGCTGAAGATGAAGACGGAGAAATAATGGCGCTTAGCCACAAGGAATTTGATGTTTGCGGAGTACAGTTTCACCCCGAATCGGTGCTAACGCCACAAGGATTTGAGATGATAAAAAATTGGTTAGACAGATTTTAG
- the trpD gene encoding anthranilate phosphoribosyltransferase — MKRLLTKLIEHQKLTFEESKELMLKIAHNEANESQMAAVLTAYVMRNITVEELQGFRSALMELALRVNLNDGNVIDLCGTGGDGKNTFNISTLSSFVVAGAGIPVAKHGNYGVSSISGSSNVMEQLGYKFSNDEAKLKNEMEKAGVCFMHAPLFHPALKAIGPTRRQLGIKTFFNLLGPLVNPAAPQYQLSGVYNAEVGRIYSYFLQSQCKQFAVVFSLDGYDEVSLTSPIKHFSQQGETLINFNNYGFSPLAANDITGGATIEESAKIFMDVLSGKGSKAQNDVVIANSAIAISCYHSNKTLSESVEIAREVLVSGKALSTFNKLISIQ; from the coding sequence ATGAAAAGACTACTTACAAAACTCATAGAGCACCAAAAGCTAACCTTTGAAGAATCGAAGGAGCTGATGCTGAAAATTGCCCACAACGAAGCCAACGAGTCGCAGATGGCGGCAGTGCTTACCGCATATGTCATGCGAAACATTACCGTAGAGGAACTTCAAGGTTTTAGAAGCGCCCTGATGGAGCTGGCTTTACGAGTTAATCTAAACGATGGCAACGTAATAGACCTTTGCGGAACTGGTGGCGATGGCAAGAACACCTTTAACATATCCACCCTTTCGTCGTTTGTGGTTGCAGGCGCCGGCATACCAGTGGCAAAGCATGGGAATTATGGGGTTTCCTCTATTAGTGGCTCATCGAATGTGATGGAGCAACTTGGCTACAAATTTTCTAACGATGAAGCGAAACTTAAGAATGAGATGGAAAAAGCGGGAGTTTGCTTCATGCACGCGCCTCTTTTTCATCCGGCACTAAAGGCTATTGGTCCAACCCGCAGGCAGCTGGGCATTAAAACCTTCTTTAACCTGTTGGGACCACTTGTAAATCCTGCCGCCCCACAGTACCAGCTTAGCGGTGTATACAACGCCGAGGTTGGAAGAATATACTCATATTTTCTCCAGTCTCAATGCAAGCAGTTTGCGGTAGTGTTTTCGCTGGATGGTTACGATGAGGTGTCGTTAACATCGCCAATTAAGCACTTTAGCCAGCAAGGCGAAACGCTTATCAACTTCAATAATTATGGCTTTAGCCCCTTAGCGGCAAACGATATTACTGGAGGTGCGACCATCGAAGAATCTGCCAAGATATTTATGGATGTCCTTAGCGGCAAGGGAAGCAAAGCACAGAATGATGTGGTTATTGCCAATTCTGCTATAGCTATTAGCTGCTACCACTCTAACAAAACCCTCTCGGAAAGCGTTGAAATTGCTAGAGAGGTTCTTGTTTCCGGGAAAGCATTAAGCACATTCAATAAATTGATTAGCATTCAGTAA
- the trpA gene encoding tryptophan synthase subunit alpha, which yields MNRIQRLFANKKSGILSVYFTAGYPNLNDTIPILEAFERHGVDMVELGIPYSDPMADGPTIQESSTIAIRNGMRIEVLLNQLKDVRQKVSIPIVLMSYFNPTYLYGFERFCKQASEAGVDGLIIPDLPTYEYESTYKPILERYNLSFNMLITADTSDERIRKIDELTNGFIYMVSSAATTGGTSSMSDAQMGYFRRVSEMKLNNPLMVGFGVHNQQTFEEATTFCNGAIIGSAFIRAQKNGDNADTTVKKFVSSITGDQ from the coding sequence ATGAATAGAATACAACGCTTATTTGCCAACAAGAAGAGCGGCATCCTGTCGGTTTACTTTACGGCAGGGTACCCGAACCTTAACGATACGATTCCAATCCTTGAAGCCTTCGAGAGGCATGGGGTTGACATGGTGGAGTTGGGCATTCCCTACTCCGATCCGATGGCTGATGGTCCTACCATACAGGAGTCGTCGACCATAGCCATTCGTAACGGGATGCGCATTGAGGTGCTGCTAAACCAGTTGAAGGACGTTCGCCAAAAGGTGAGCATCCCCATCGTGCTGATGAGCTACTTCAACCCAACCTACCTGTACGGATTCGAGCGCTTCTGTAAGCAAGCCTCGGAGGCGGGTGTCGATGGACTTATTATCCCCGATTTGCCTACCTACGAGTACGAATCGACCTACAAGCCGATTCTTGAAAGATACAACCTATCGTTCAACATGCTCATCACTGCCGATACCTCCGACGAGCGAATCCGAAAGATCGATGAACTTACCAACGGCTTCATCTACATGGTTAGCTCGGCAGCAACCACCGGTGGCACATCGAGCATGTCTGATGCCCAAATGGGCTACTTTAGGCGAGTATCGGAAATGAAGCTGAACAACCCCTTAATGGTTGGATTTGGCGTGCACAACCAGCAGACATTCGAAGAGGCAACCACCTTCTGCAACGGAGCCATTATCGGCAGCGCCTTTATCCGCGCGCAAAAAAACGGTGATAATGCCGATACAACCGTAAAAAAGTTTGTTTCATCAATTACAGGCGATCAATAA
- the trpB gene encoding tryptophan synthase subunit beta translates to MKKVSKEGYYGNYGGAYIPEMLQKNVSELAVNYQRIIDDPSFIEDFQSLLKDYVGRPTPLFHAKKLSAKYGYKIYLKREDLCHTGSHKLNNVIGQALLAKRLGKKKIIAETGAGQHGVASATVAALLGMECTVFMGEVDIQRQYPNVMRMKMLGATVIPATSGTKTLKDACNEAIRYWISHTEDTHYLIGSAIGPHPYPDMVAQFQSVISEEIAKQLQEKEGRSYPDAVIACVGGGSNAVGAFYHFIDDERVALYGAEAGGCGAETDETAATLTIGTDGIIHGTRTILMQTEDGQVCDAHSISAGLDYPGVGPLHAHLHSIKRGTYLPITDQEALDAAFELTREEGIIPALESSHALALLPKLKMKPTDIVVVNLSGRGDKDMQTYIDLMNSGKK, encoded by the coding sequence ATGAAGAAGGTAAGCAAAGAGGGTTACTACGGTAACTATGGCGGAGCATACATCCCTGAGATGCTACAAAAGAATGTTTCGGAGCTAGCGGTGAACTACCAACGAATAATAGATGACCCTTCGTTTATCGAAGATTTTCAATCGCTTTTAAAGGATTACGTTGGTAGACCAACACCTCTATTCCATGCAAAGAAGCTTTCGGCAAAGTACGGCTATAAAATCTACCTAAAGCGCGAAGATTTGTGCCATACGGGCTCACATAAGCTCAACAACGTGATCGGACAGGCGCTGCTCGCCAAGCGCTTGGGCAAGAAAAAGATTATTGCGGAAACAGGTGCAGGTCAGCACGGGGTGGCATCGGCAACCGTGGCTGCGCTACTTGGCATGGAGTGTACCGTTTTCATGGGTGAAGTAGACATACAACGACAGTATCCTAACGTTATGCGCATGAAGATGCTCGGCGCAACGGTAATACCAGCAACATCGGGCACAAAAACCCTTAAGGATGCCTGCAACGAGGCTATTCGCTACTGGATTTCGCACACCGAGGACACCCACTACCTAATCGGATCGGCAATAGGACCACATCCGTACCCCGATATGGTTGCCCAGTTCCAGTCCGTTATTAGCGAGGAGATCGCTAAACAGCTGCAGGAAAAGGAAGGCAGAAGCTACCCTGATGCCGTGATCGCCTGCGTTGGAGGCGGCAGCAATGCCGTTGGCGCCTTCTACCACTTTATCGATGACGAAAGGGTTGCGCTATACGGTGCCGAAGCCGGCGGCTGTGGTGCCGAAACCGACGAGACTGCCGCTACGCTAACCATCGGTACCGATGGGATTATCCACGGCACACGAACCATCCTGATGCAAACCGAAGATGGACAGGTATGCGATGCTCACTCGATTTCGGCAGGGTTAGACTACCCTGGAGTGGGTCCACTGCATGCGCACCTGCATAGCATTAAGCGTGGCACCTACCTCCCTATTACCGATCAGGAGGCGCTAGATGCGGCTTTCGAGCTTACCCGCGAAGAAGGAATCATCCCCGCACTTGAATCTTCGCATGCGCTTGCACTTCTTCCAAAGCTAAAGATGAAGCCAACCGACATTGTGGTGGTTAACCTTTCGGGAAGAGGCGATAAGGATATGCAAACGTACATCGACCTGATGAACTCGGGGAAGAAATAG
- the trpS gene encoding tryptophan--tRNA ligase yields MENNDKMEYGTYEAAVEKSNKLEKDIMANPLSYRVLTGDRPTGKLHIGHLFGSLQNRVRLQQLGVPTYIVIADYQVLTDRNTFEQISQNVKELTIDYLAAGLDPEKGRTIIFPHSHVPELNQLLLPFLTLVSNAELNRNPTVKEEIQASGQKSINAGMYTYPVHQAADILFCKGNVVPVGKDQLPHLELTRTIARRFNERFASGQIIFPEPQPLLSKATMILGLDGSQKMSKSRNNAIMLSSTEDETAQLIKRAKTDAERLITYEPERRPEVANLLNLISLSTGEAPETIAERIGEGGGGMLKKMLTECLNDYLRPHRERRKQLEADPEYIREVLRHGISQAREVATQTLSEVRKAMNMDI; encoded by the coding sequence ATGGAGAATAACGATAAAATGGAGTACGGCACCTACGAAGCGGCCGTTGAGAAAAGCAACAAGCTCGAAAAGGACATCATGGCAAATCCTTTAAGCTACCGGGTTCTAACCGGCGACAGGCCTACAGGAAAGCTGCACATCGGGCACCTATTTGGCTCGCTACAGAACCGTGTTCGCCTACAGCAGCTCGGCGTGCCTACGTATATTGTAATTGCCGACTACCAGGTGCTCACCGACCGTAACACCTTCGAGCAGATTTCGCAAAACGTAAAGGAGCTAACCATCGACTACCTAGCAGCCGGATTAGATCCCGAAAAGGGAAGAACCATCATCTTCCCCCACAGCCACGTGCCCGAGCTCAACCAGCTGCTCCTGCCCTTCCTTACGCTGGTTTCGAACGCCGAGCTAAACCGCAACCCAACGGTAAAGGAGGAGATTCAGGCATCGGGACAAAAGAGCATCAACGCCGGGATGTACACCTACCCGGTTCACCAAGCTGCAGATATCCTCTTCTGCAAGGGGAATGTTGTTCCGGTAGGGAAAGATCAGCTGCCCCACCTCGAGCTTACCCGCACCATTGCCCGCCGCTTCAACGAGCGCTTTGCCAGTGGTCAGATTATCTTCCCCGAACCTCAGCCGCTGCTGAGCAAGGCTACCATGATTCTTGGACTCGATGGTTCGCAAAAGATGAGCAAGAGCCGCAACAACGCCATCATGCTATCGTCAACCGAAGATGAGACAGCACAGCTCATCAAGCGCGCCAAAACCGATGCCGAGCGCCTGATTACCTACGAGCCAGAGCGCCGTCCAGAGGTGGCCAACCTGCTTAACCTTATCTCCCTTTCTACAGGCGAAGCGCCAGAGACCATTGCCGAACGAATTGGCGAAGGCGGTGGCGGTATGCTCAAGAAGATGCTTACCGAATGCTTGAACGACTACCTGCGCCCCCACCGCGAAAGGCGCAAGCAGCTCGAGGCCGACCCCGAGTACATCCGCGAGGTGCTCCGCCACGGTATCAGCCAAGCCCGCGAGGTTGCCACGCAAACCCTTTCGGAGGTTCGCAAGGCAATGAATATGGATATCTAG
- the trpC gene encoding indole-3-glycerol phosphate synthase TrpC, producing the protein MSILNEIVANKQQEVSQRKRAVSMLELELMPNFTRKSLSFKEHLLNPDKLGIIAEFKRRSPSKGIINANANVKDVTAGYQAGGASAISVLTEIGYFNGSDVDLTDAKSVTSIPIIRKDFVVDIFQIAESKALGADAILLIAEVLEKEQLSEYLAYAHEIGLQALIEVHGESDLIKLPSAAQIVGINNRNLNTFDVNLNHSANMLSLLPMDVVKVAESGITSVKDYLTLKQIGFDAFLIGEFFMRDQDPGEACLNFTNAIRGAITAAKGKASEL; encoded by the coding sequence ATGAGCATACTTAACGAAATAGTAGCCAACAAGCAGCAGGAGGTATCCCAACGCAAACGCGCTGTGTCTATGCTCGAATTGGAGTTAATGCCCAACTTTACGAGAAAGAGCTTGTCGTTTAAAGAGCACCTCTTGAATCCTGATAAATTGGGGATAATTGCTGAGTTCAAGCGCAGATCGCCCTCCAAAGGAATTATTAATGCGAATGCGAACGTAAAGGATGTAACAGCAGGATATCAGGCAGGTGGTGCAAGCGCCATCTCTGTTCTAACCGAAATCGGCTACTTCAATGGCTCGGATGTTGACTTAACCGATGCCAAAAGCGTTACGTCGATTCCAATCATCCGTAAAGATTTTGTTGTAGATATCTTTCAAATTGCAGAATCGAAGGCGCTTGGTGCCGATGCTATTCTTCTGATTGCTGAGGTTCTTGAAAAGGAACAGCTGAGCGAATACCTCGCCTACGCTCACGAAATTGGGCTTCAGGCGCTCATTGAGGTGCATGGCGAATCGGATCTGATAAAGCTACCTTCGGCAGCGCAGATTGTTGGCATTAACAACCGTAATCTCAATACGTTTGATGTTAACCTGAACCATTCTGCTAACATGCTAAGCCTACTGCCAATGGATGTAGTAAAGGTTGCAGAAAGCGGAATTACATCTGTAAAAGATTACCTGACCCTGAAACAAATCGGTTTTGACGCATTTCTCATCGGGGAATTCTTTATGCGCGACCAAGACCCAGGCGAAGCATGCCTAAACTTCACAAACGCCATAAGAGGCGCAATTACGGCAGCAAAAGGCAAAGCCTCGGAACTGTAA
- a CDS encoding valine--tRNA ligase encodes MEIPAKYNPVETEDKWYRYWMDKGFFRSVPDEREPYTVVIPPPNVTGVLHMGHMLNNTIQDVLVRRARMMGKNACWVPGTDHASIATEAKVVAKLRAEGIEKSSLTREEFLKHAWEWKEKHGGIILEQLKKLGASCDWDRTRFTMDEKLSESVLKVFVDLYNKGLIYRGVRMVNWDPSAQTALSDEEVIYKEVQSKLYYLRYFIEGEDKYIVVATTRPETILGDTAVCVNPNDPRFTFLKGKKVIVPLVNRAVPIIEDEYVDIEFGTGALKVTPAHDVNDYMLGEKFNLEVIDIFNDNGTINEKGVLYVGQDRFDVRKQISIDLEAAGLMEKVEDYTNKVGYSERTDAVIEPKLSMQWFLKMETLAKPALDAVMNDDIMLYPAKFKNTYRHWMENVKDWCVSRQLWWGHRIPAYYLPQGGYVVAETEAEALELAKAKSGNANLTMADLRQDEDVLDTWFSSWLWPISVFDGLTDPENADIKYYYPTNDLVTAPEILFFWVARMIIAGYEWEGKAPFKNVYLTGIVRDKLGRKMSKSLGNSPDPLDLIAKYGADGVRLGMLLSSPAGNDLPYDDSMPEQGLNFCNKIWNAFRLVQGWNVDANIDQPESAKETVAWFNNLLSKSIKEIDEQFASFRISEALMQVYKLFWDEFSAWYLELVKPAYGSPIDAKTYEATLEIFDKMLKLLHPFMPFITEEIWHYLAERKDGESIMVAQMPTADEYSDARIDKFEIQKEIIGNIRTIRKDKNIPQKDSLELFYKGAGIDVSTNLIMKLGNVSNVDSAFEIMKDSSTFLVRTTEFFVPLGDKLDVEEELKKLTAELDYTKGFLNSVLKKLSNEKFVGSAPEAVVNGERKKQADAEAKIAALEAQIAQLK; translated from the coding sequence ATGGAAATCCCAGCAAAGTACAATCCTGTAGAAACAGAGGACAAATGGTATAGGTACTGGATGGATAAGGGCTTCTTCCGTTCGGTTCCAGATGAGCGCGAGCCTTACACCGTCGTCATTCCTCCACCAAACGTCACCGGCGTGCTGCACATGGGGCACATGCTTAACAATACCATACAGGATGTACTGGTCCGTCGCGCCCGCATGATGGGCAAGAACGCCTGCTGGGTTCCCGGAACCGACCATGCCTCCATTGCTACCGAGGCAAAGGTGGTGGCTAAGCTTCGCGCCGAGGGCATCGAGAAGTCGAGCCTTACCCGCGAGGAGTTCCTAAAGCATGCCTGGGAGTGGAAGGAGAAGCACGGGGGCATCATCCTCGAGCAGCTTAAGAAGCTGGGCGCTTCGTGCGATTGGGATCGTACCCGCTTCACCATGGACGAGAAGCTTTCGGAGAGCGTTCTAAAGGTATTCGTCGACCTATATAATAAGGGGCTTATTTACCGCGGTGTTCGCATGGTAAACTGGGACCCATCGGCGCAAACCGCGCTATCCGACGAGGAGGTAATCTACAAGGAGGTTCAGAGCAAGCTGTACTACCTGCGCTACTTTATCGAGGGCGAGGATAAGTACATCGTTGTGGCAACCACCCGTCCAGAGACCATCCTTGGCGATACCGCCGTGTGCGTTAACCCTAACGACCCTCGCTTTACCTTCCTAAAGGGTAAGAAGGTGATCGTGCCGCTGGTAAACCGCGCGGTGCCCATCATCGAGGACGAGTATGTAGATATCGAGTTCGGTACAGGTGCCCTAAAGGTAACGCCTGCCCACGACGTAAACGACTACATGCTGGGCGAAAAGTTCAACCTAGAGGTAATTGATATCTTCAACGATAACGGAACCATCAACGAGAAGGGCGTCCTTTACGTTGGTCAGGACCGCTTCGACGTTCGTAAGCAAATCTCCATCGACCTAGAGGCTGCCGGCCTTATGGAGAAGGTGGAGGACTACACCAACAAGGTGGGCTATTCCGAGCGTACCGATGCCGTAATCGAGCCTAAGCTATCGATGCAGTGGTTCCTTAAGATGGAAACCCTAGCAAAGCCTGCGCTCGATGCCGTTATGAACGACGACATCATGCTCTACCCCGCTAAGTTCAAGAACACCTACCGCCACTGGATGGAGAACGTAAAGGACTGGTGCGTATCGCGTCAGCTGTGGTGGGGACACCGTATTCCTGCCTACTACCTTCCACAGGGTGGTTACGTGGTAGCTGAGACCGAGGCTGAGGCTTTAGAGCTGGCAAAGGCTAAGAGCGGCAACGCCAATCTTACCATGGCCGATCTCCGTCAGGATGAGGATGTGCTCGACACTTGGTTCTCCTCATGGCTATGGCCAATCTCGGTTTTCGATGGGTTAACCGATCCTGAGAATGCTGATATCAAGTACTACTACCCAACCAACGACCTGGTAACGGCTCCCGAGATTCTATTCTTCTGGGTTGCCCGTATGATTATTGCCGGATACGAGTGGGAGGGTAAGGCTCCATTTAAGAACGTGTACCTAACCGGTATCGTTCGCGATAAGCTGGGCCGCAAGATGTCGAAGTCGTTGGGTAACTCTCCCGATCCATTAGATCTTATTGCAAAATATGGTGCCGATGGCGTTCGCCTGGGTATGCTACTTTCGTCGCCTGCGGGTAACGACCTGCCCTACGACGACTCGATGCCAGAGCAGGGACTTAACTTTTGTAATAAGATATGGAATGCCTTCCGCCTAGTTCAAGGTTGGAATGTTGATGCCAACATCGATCAGCCCGAATCTGCAAAGGAAACGGTAGCGTGGTTCAACAACCTTCTTAGCAAGAGCATCAAGGAGATTGATGAGCAGTTTGCTAGCTTCCGCATCTCCGAGGCGCTAATGCAGGTGTACAAGCTCTTCTGGGACGAGTTCTCGGCCTGGTACCTCGAGCTGGTTAAGCCAGCCTACGGCTCGCCAATCGATGCTAAGACCTACGAGGCTACCCTCGAGATCTTCGATAAGATGCTGAAGCTGCTTCACCCATTCATGCCGTTCATCACCGAGGAGATTTGGCACTACCTAGCCGAGCGTAAGGATGGTGAGAGCATCATGGTGGCTCAAATGCCTACTGCCGACGAGTACAGCGATGCCCGTATTGATAAATTTGAGATTCAAAAGGAGATTATTGGCAACATCCGTACCATCCGCAAGGATAAAAACATTCCTCAAAAGGATAGCCTAGAACTCTTCTATAAAGGAGCTGGAATTGATGTATCTACTAACCTAATTATGAAATTAGGAAATGTTTCAAATGTTGATTCAGCCTTCGAAATAATGAAAGATTCTTCGACATTTCTTGTTCGAACCACCGAGTTCTTCGTACCGCTAGGCGATAAGCTCGACGTGGAGGAGGAGCTGAAGAAGCTTACCGCCGAGCTCGACTACACCAAGGGGTTCCTAAACTCGGTACTGAAGAAGCTTTCGAACGAAAAGTTTGTAGGCAGCGCCCCCGAAGCGGTGGTAAACGGCGAGCGCAAGAAGCAGGCCGATGCCGAGGCTAAGATTGCCGCACTAGAGGCGCAGATTGCGCAGCTGAAGTAG
- a CDS encoding KUP/HAK/KT family potassium transporter, which produces MDLHKKHGIKLSLSGLIITLGIVYGDIGTSPLYTFKAITGGLSVLKPEYIYGAVSLVIWTLTILTTIKYVTFTLKADNKGEGGIFSLFALIRRRVPKAYLLAIIGGSALLADGIITPAITVTTAVEGLKVVDPVLPVIPIVIGIITVLFMMQQFGTKILGRSFGPIMLGWFLMLAILGGIQVMHHPAIIKSLNPYYGYVLLRDYPGAIILMGAVFLATTGAEALYSDMGHVGAKNIRYSWIFVKVTLILNYMGQGAWVLEHPDTFKSVPSIFYSLMPSWFIIPGIIISTAAAVIASQALISGSFTLISEATSLRFWPRQRLRYPSDIKGQVYVPSINWMLWAFCLFVVIYFKSSTNMEAMYGLAITITMLSTTFLMSMWLRIKKVNPAFILIFMAVFLTIEGTFFVANVTKFVHGGWFSVLMALIFITVMYVWFNGRKIKNSFLMFVKIKPYISLLHDISLDKTIPKYATHLVYITRANNVDEIESKIAYSIVNKQPKRADVYWFLHVDILDEPDTFEYKVTTFDQGKIYKVDLRLGFKVKPKVEIYFRQVIDDMVKNNEVDIISRYQSLRNHDIMGDFKYVFIDRVVNNDHDFTPHQKFVMQIYNMVRVMSIPDWKGLGMDTSNVYVDRIPLNVDLKYSRMMRRCGTEDRTRDAER; this is translated from the coding sequence ATGGATTTGCACAAAAAACATGGCATTAAGCTTTCGCTCTCTGGCTTAATCATCACTCTTGGTATTGTTTATGGCGACATCGGAACTTCGCCGCTGTACACTTTTAAGGCAATTACGGGCGGGCTATCGGTGCTAAAACCGGAGTATATCTACGGAGCGGTTTCGCTGGTGATCTGGACGCTGACCATTCTTACCACCATTAAGTATGTAACCTTTACGCTAAAGGCCGACAACAAGGGCGAAGGTGGTATCTTCTCGCTCTTTGCGCTTATTCGTCGTAGAGTTCCTAAAGCTTACCTGCTGGCGATAATTGGTGGTAGCGCGCTTTTGGCCGATGGTATTATTACCCCCGCCATTACCGTTACAACAGCGGTAGAAGGGCTTAAGGTGGTAGATCCTGTATTGCCGGTTATCCCAATTGTAATCGGGATTATTACGGTCCTGTTCATGATGCAGCAGTTTGGAACAAAGATTCTAGGACGTTCGTTTGGGCCGATCATGCTGGGGTGGTTTCTGATGCTGGCTATTCTTGGAGGTATCCAGGTGATGCATCATCCGGCAATCATTAAATCGTTGAATCCGTACTACGGCTACGTGCTGCTCCGCGACTACCCTGGGGCCATTATTCTGATGGGGGCGGTTTTCCTGGCGACTACGGGAGCCGAGGCGCTCTACTCCGACATGGGTCACGTGGGGGCTAAGAATATTCGCTACTCGTGGATTTTCGTTAAGGTAACGCTTATCCTGAACTACATGGGGCAGGGGGCGTGGGTGCTCGAGCATCCCGATACGTTTAAAAGTGTTCCGAGCATCTTCTACTCGCTAATGCCTAGCTGGTTTATCATCCCCGGCATCATCATATCAACGGCAGCGGCGGTTATTGCCAGCCAAGCGCTTATTAGCGGCTCGTTTACGCTGATTAGCGAGGCGACGTCGCTACGCTTCTGGCCGCGCCAGAGGCTGCGCTATCCGTCAGATATCAAGGGACAGGTGTACGTGCCATCCATCAACTGGATGTTGTGGGCATTCTGCCTGTTTGTGGTGATCTACTTCAAGAGTTCTACCAACATGGAGGCCATGTACGGCTTGGCCATCACCATTACGATGCTATCTACCACTTTCTTGATGTCCATGTGGCTTCGCATTAAGAAGGTCAACCCGGCGTTCATCTTAATCTTCATGGCGGTATTCCTCACCATCGAGGGCACCTTCTTCGTTGCCAACGTCACCAAGTTTGTGCATGGGGGCTGGTTCTCCGTCCTTATGGCGCTCATATTTATCACCGTAATGTACGTGTGGTTCAACGGGCGCAAGATCAAGAACAGCTTCCTGATGTTTGTCAAGATCAAGCCTTACATCTCTTTGCTGCACGATATTTCGTTGGATAAAACCATCCCGAAGTACGCCACGCACCTGGTGTACATCACCAGGGCCAATAATGTGGATGAGATAGAGTCGAAGATTGCCTACTCCATCGTCAACAAGCAGCCCAAGCGGGCGGACGTGTACTGGTTCCTGCACGTGGATATCCTCGACGAGCCCGATACGTTCGAGTACAAGGTGACCACCTTCGATCAGGGAAAGATCTACAAGGTTGACCTGCGCCTGGGCTTTAAGGTGAAGCCCAAGGTGGAGATCTACTTCCGCCAGGTGATCGACGATATGGTGAAGAACAACGAGGTGGACATCATCAGCCGCTACCAGTCGCTCCGCAACCACGACATCATGGGCGACTTTAAGTACGTGTTCATCGATAGGGTGGTGAACAACGATCACGACTTTACCCCCCACCAGAAGTTCGTCATGCAGATCTACAACATGGTGCGCGTGATGAGCATCCCAGACTGGAAGGGGTTGGGCATGGACACCAGCAACGTGTACGTCGACAGGATTCCGCTGAACGTCGACCTGAAGTACAGCCGAATGATGCGGCGCTGCGGTACCGAAGATCGTACCCGAGACGCCGAACGCTAG